A genomic segment from Desulfuromonadales bacterium encodes:
- a CDS encoding TadE/TadG family type IV pilus assembly protein, whose protein sequence is MMRIREENGAALVEFALILPVLLLILLGIIEFGIILYDKAIITNASREMAREGIVFTTDANDARDTRVKQKIFDSYGSLPITFGSDTLTLSDLTIDRSDPDYVRATVNFSYDFLYLPMPVINLSTSTIMRREVPGV, encoded by the coding sequence ATGATGAGGATTCGCGAAGAGAACGGCGCTGCCCTGGTCGAATTCGCCTTGATCCTGCCGGTGCTGCTGCTCATTCTGCTGGGCATCATAGAGTTCGGCATCATCCTCTACGACAAGGCGATCATCACCAACGCCAGCCGCGAGATGGCACGGGAAGGAATCGTTTTCACCACGGATGCGAACGATGCCCGGGACACCAGGGTCAAGCAGAAGATTTTCGATTCCTATGGCAGCCTGCCGATCACCTTCGGCAGTGATACTTTGACCCTGTCCGACCTCACCATCGACCGGTCCGACCCGGATTATGTGCGGGCCACAGTGAACTTCAGCTATGATTTCCTTTACCTGCCCATGCCGGTCATCAACCTGAGCACCAGCACGATCATGCGCAGAGAGGTCCCGGGAGTATGA
- a CDS encoding type II and III secretion system protein family protein translates to MKRFAFGALAGKIGLAAMLVLLCGVAWAQQETERKILPLKLGGSEIIEIQKPSYNMKVLTSDEEIVHARALTERKVYVRGQKLGYCTITVWDEDKKDVRAVIDVTVSLDLTGLKEQIRQLFPNQQIEVYGSETGVVLAGTVSGPEVMEKVLRLAQTFLPREAEGKSSTAGGTGRSGHGITNLLQVAGNQQVMLEVKFAEEARDKSKDWQAAIGLGKLGNDFTGAASAGGRVVSPLKITEKGPFPAVIPGGTVGQVIEGTIDGLIQQPSSLLLNFAGNAANLFVNVDNLTTAMTLLENEGLARVLAEPRLVTQSGQEASFLAGGEFPYPVPDEDGTPGIEFKEFGVALRFTPVIMADGKISLRVAPSVSEISDVSLIPTGVLGSTFPVPNLNTRKLETTVQLYDGQTLALAGLLKDNLREEVSKIPGLGDLPILGPLFRSSGYLQEKTDLLIAVTPHLVNPVAEGELRFPGEFMQLPSQYEFYIEGRLEGRRSADNPSALSRHGFPQPPDAAGKSGGLEGKLGFQASTN, encoded by the coding sequence ATGAAACGGTTTGCTTTCGGGGCATTGGCCGGCAAGATTGGCCTGGCCGCCATGCTGGTTCTGTTGTGCGGCGTCGCCTGGGCGCAGCAGGAGACGGAGCGGAAGATACTCCCCCTCAAGCTCGGGGGGTCGGAAATCATCGAGATTCAGAAACCGAGCTACAACATGAAGGTGTTGACCTCGGATGAGGAGATCGTGCACGCTCGGGCACTGACCGAGCGCAAGGTCTACGTGCGCGGCCAGAAGCTTGGCTACTGCACCATCACCGTCTGGGACGAAGACAAGAAGGACGTTCGGGCGGTCATCGACGTCACCGTCAGCCTCGACCTGACCGGCCTCAAGGAGCAGATCCGCCAGCTCTTCCCTAACCAGCAGATCGAAGTCTACGGCTCCGAGACCGGCGTCGTCCTGGCAGGTACCGTCTCCGGCCCCGAGGTGATGGAGAAGGTTCTGCGCCTGGCCCAGACCTTCCTGCCCAGGGAAGCCGAAGGCAAAAGTTCCACCGCAGGGGGCACGGGGCGCTCGGGGCATGGAATCACCAACCTGCTGCAGGTCGCCGGCAACCAACAGGTTATGCTCGAGGTCAAGTTCGCCGAGGAGGCTCGCGACAAGAGCAAGGACTGGCAAGCAGCCATCGGTCTCGGCAAGCTCGGCAATGACTTCACGGGCGCCGCCAGCGCTGGCGGTCGCGTCGTCAGCCCACTCAAGATCACCGAAAAAGGACCCTTCCCAGCCGTCATCCCAGGCGGCACGGTCGGCCAAGTGATCGAGGGAACGATCGATGGCCTGATCCAGCAGCCCAGCTCTCTGCTGCTGAACTTCGCCGGCAACGCCGCCAACCTCTTCGTAAACGTCGACAATCTCACCACCGCCATGACTCTGCTCGAAAACGAGGGGCTGGCCCGGGTGCTGGCCGAACCGCGCCTGGTCACCCAGAGCGGACAGGAGGCGAGCTTCCTGGCTGGCGGAGAATTCCCTTATCCGGTTCCCGACGAAGACGGCACCCCCGGCATCGAGTTCAAGGAATTCGGCGTCGCCCTACGCTTCACCCCGGTCATCATGGCCGACGGCAAGATCAGCCTGCGCGTGGCGCCGAGCGTCAGCGAAATCTCCGATGTCAGCCTCATTCCGACCGGCGTCCTGGGCTCGACCTTCCCGGTACCCAACCTCAACACCCGCAAGCTAGAAACCACGGTCCAACTCTACGACGGCCAGACCCTGGCCCTGGCCGGTCTGCTCAAGGACAACCTGCGGGAAGAAGTGTCCAAGATTCCAGGATTGGGAGACCTGCCCATACTCGGCCCCCTTTTCCGCAGCAGCGGCTATCTGCAGGAGAAGACGGATCTGCTCATCGCCGTCACTCCGCACCTGGTCAATCCGGTGGCCGAGGGAGAACTGCGCTTCCCGGGCGAGTTCATGCAGTTGCCGAGCCAGTATGAGTTCTATATTGAAGGACGGCTCGAGGGCCGGCGCTCTGCCGACAACCCGTCAGCCCTGAGCCGGCACGGCTTCCCCCAACCACCGGATGCCGCCGGGAAATCAGGCGGTCTCGAAGGCAAACTGGGGTTCCAGGCGTCCACCAACTGA
- a CDS encoding TadG family pilus assembly protein, with amino-acid sequence MAPFRIDRLKDEGGAVVVLFALLLIVFLSAAALAVDIGHLVVVKNELQNAADAGALAGAGQLYFRADQPPVAESEAEIGWVNPGANQSAREAAIRNTSVKVAVEVNNLTGDNTGDVQRGHWSFWERKFYPLDETAPIDIGSYTEDQLDRMDGQAGRPAFINAVRVVTHREGTPAPSFFARLLGYENFAMQAEAVAYVGFAGGSFEESVFDQPIAICEESILDENGLYSCGKGRMINSASKEDSNTGAWTNFSVGCTDNVNNSDLMGLINYPSDCDGSNPMRIPGGVGISVGGGQNDNIFSDIRNCGGFNPDLGPIRDQPWRLTLPVVDCVEGSDTMTGNITGCKKIIGAVTIDIILITRNFPQNEEQKYTDLPTRMQDWDGSSLTGKARWDSFVDHFDLEISPGIPAYDHYYAKTIYALPSCEFKEPLGGTGGSNFGVLASIPVLVKGSINYP; translated from the coding sequence ATGGCACCGTTTCGAATCGATCGACTCAAGGACGAAGGCGGAGCCGTCGTCGTCCTGTTCGCCCTGCTCCTCATTGTTTTTCTGAGCGCAGCAGCGCTGGCCGTCGACATCGGCCACCTGGTTGTGGTGAAGAACGAGTTGCAGAATGCCGCCGATGCCGGTGCGCTTGCCGGCGCCGGCCAGCTTTACTTCCGCGCGGACCAACCACCAGTCGCCGAATCCGAAGCAGAGATTGGCTGGGTCAACCCGGGAGCCAACCAGTCCGCCCGCGAGGCCGCCATCAGGAACACCAGCGTCAAGGTCGCCGTTGAGGTGAACAACCTGACGGGCGACAATACCGGCGACGTGCAGAGAGGGCACTGGAGTTTCTGGGAAAGAAAATTCTACCCCCTCGACGAGACAGCGCCCATCGATATCGGCAGTTATACGGAAGACCAACTGGACAGAATGGATGGCCAGGCCGGCAGGCCCGCTTTCATCAACGCCGTCCGAGTCGTCACGCACCGCGAGGGCACACCGGCCCCCTCTTTCTTCGCCCGGCTCCTCGGCTACGAGAATTTCGCCATGCAGGCCGAGGCAGTGGCATATGTCGGCTTTGCAGGTGGATCCTTCGAGGAGAGCGTGTTCGACCAGCCGATCGCCATTTGCGAAGAAAGCATCCTCGACGAAAACGGACTCTATTCCTGCGGCAAGGGGCGCATGATCAACAGCGCCTCCAAGGAAGACTCCAACACCGGCGCCTGGACGAACTTCTCGGTCGGCTGCACGGACAATGTCAACAACAGCGACCTAATGGGGCTCATCAATTATCCGAGTGATTGCGACGGCTCCAACCCCATGAGAATCCCCGGCGGGGTAGGCATTTCGGTCGGCGGCGGGCAGAACGACAACATCTTCTCCGACATCAGAAACTGCGGCGGATTCAACCCGGACCTCGGCCCGATCCGCGATCAGCCCTGGCGGCTTACCCTTCCCGTGGTGGACTGCGTCGAGGGCTCAGACACCATGACCGGCAACATCACCGGTTGCAAAAAAATCATCGGCGCCGTGACTATCGACATCATTCTGATCACCCGCAATTTCCCGCAAAATGAAGAGCAGAAATACACAGACCTTCCGACCAGGATGCAGGACTGGGACGGCTCTTCCCTGACCGGCAAAGCGCGCTGGGACAGTTTCGTCGACCACTTCGACCTGGAGATCTCTCCGGGGATCCCTGCCTATGACCACTATTACGCCAAAACCATCTACGCACTCCCTTCCTGCGAATTCAAGGAACCTCTGGGCGGGACGGGGGGCAGCAATTTCGGAGTGCTGGCTTCCATCCCGGTCCTAGTGAAAGGTTCCATCAACTACCCTTGA
- the cpaB gene encoding Flp pilus assembly protein CpaB gives MKKYTTFIVLILAVGLGMAAVFLVNKWLAARASQSAVLVQESMPLTKVVIAAVDMTPGTRLTEANLTLTDWPKATVPKGAFESIDALKDRIAVSRVPAGSPLLAAELAAPGSGAGLVAIIAPGMRAMTIRVDEVIGVGGFILPNTFVDVIGVQQIGNDPNAKKAETLLKKIKVLAVAQETHNEDGKAKLVRTVTMELLSKEAEKLALQVNLGPIHLVLRNPLEDEEPVPAPAKVAAKRPAPARVVAPRVVTPPTPKFKVEVIQGDKKPEAYEFSMR, from the coding sequence ATGAAGAAATACACCACTTTCATTGTTCTGATTCTGGCTGTGGGCCTCGGCATGGCCGCCGTGTTCCTGGTCAACAAGTGGCTCGCCGCGCGCGCCTCGCAGTCGGCCGTTCTGGTCCAGGAATCGATGCCGTTGACCAAAGTCGTCATCGCCGCAGTCGACATGACGCCTGGCACTCGCCTCACCGAGGCCAACCTGACCCTGACCGACTGGCCCAAGGCGACCGTCCCCAAGGGGGCCTTCGAGAGCATCGACGCCCTCAAGGACCGCATCGCGGTGAGCAGGGTTCCGGCCGGTTCGCCGCTGCTGGCCGCCGAACTGGCCGCTCCCGGCTCCGGCGCCGGTCTGGTGGCGATCATCGCCCCCGGCATGCGGGCCATGACCATCCGGGTCGACGAGGTCATCGGCGTCGGCGGCTTCATCCTGCCCAACACCTTCGTCGATGTGATTGGCGTCCAGCAGATCGGCAACGATCCCAATGCCAAAAAGGCGGAAACCCTGCTGAAAAAGATCAAGGTGCTGGCCGTCGCCCAGGAGACCCACAACGAGGACGGCAAGGCCAAACTGGTGCGCACCGTCACCATGGAATTACTTTCGAAGGAGGCCGAGAAACTCGCACTCCAGGTTAACCTCGGCCCCATCCACCTGGTGCTGCGCAACCCGCTGGAAGATGAAGAACCCGTCCCGGCTCCCGCAAAAGTGGCAGCGAAGCGGCCTGCGCCCGCACGCGTGGTCGCTCCGCGGGTGGTGACGCCGCCGACGCCCAAATTCAAAGTGGAAGTGATCCAGGGGGACAAGAAGCCCGAAGCTTACGAGTTCTCCATGAGATAA
- a CDS encoding Flp family type IVb pilin, protein MKEMVKRFLKDEEGATMVEYGLMVALIAIALIGTITLLKGGLDTVFKRANTELTSANGGGGGTTPQ, encoded by the coding sequence AGAGATGGTCAAACGGTTCCTGAAGGACGAAGAAGGTGCGACGATGGTCGAGTACGGGCTGATGGTGGCGTTGATCGCCATCGCGCTGATCGGGACGATCACGTTGCTCAAGGGAGGCCTAGATACCGTGTTTAAGCGTGCGAACACGGAACTCACCAGTGCCAATGGAGGAGGAGGCGGAACCACCCCCCAATAG
- a CDS encoding prepilin peptidase translates to MKFQANDNVSFIGLLAGLLAVAVAAYFMYAVRITPVVLIASAFFFCICLTDMLFAKIPNLFNLSLLLAGLGYNLYAAGGRGLLWSLLGTLVGLALFILPYALGGMGAGDVKALAALGALAGPAGIFQIFLYTALFGGFLAILHYCFTHDFRQKLAAAFNSLRAFIYTRDFDAFRPDPQRERQRFPYAAAIALGFFAFVHWGPIVSLLPHS, encoded by the coding sequence GTGAAGTTTCAAGCAAACGACAATGTTTCCTTTATCGGTCTGCTGGCCGGCCTGTTGGCCGTGGCCGTTGCCGCGTACTTCATGTACGCGGTGCGAATCACCCCAGTCGTCCTCATTGCCTCCGCTTTTTTCTTCTGCATCTGCCTGACCGACATGCTTTTCGCGAAAATCCCGAACCTGTTCAACCTCAGCCTGCTGCTGGCCGGCCTGGGCTACAACCTCTACGCGGCCGGTGGACGGGGCCTGCTCTGGTCTCTGCTCGGCACCCTGGTTGGCCTCGCGCTCTTCATTCTGCCCTATGCCCTTGGCGGCATGGGAGCCGGAGACGTCAAGGCCCTGGCCGCCCTTGGGGCGCTGGCCGGCCCAGCCGGCATCTTCCAGATATTCCTCTACACCGCCCTTTTCGGCGGTTTCCTGGCGATTCTCCATTACTGCTTCACCCACGACTTTCGGCAGAAACTGGCCGCGGCGTTCAACTCCCTGCGGGCATTCATCTATACCAGAGATTTTGACGCTTTCAGACCCGACCCCCAACGTGAACGACAGAGGTTCCCATACGCGGCGGCCATTGCTCTGGGTTTCTTCGCCTTCGTCCATTGGGGCCCCATTGTTTCCCTGCTGCCGCACTCCTGA
- a CDS encoding AAA family ATPase, with protein MGQNLNIVFEIHDLSLAKELSEDLKNLTSITLTHRVSEQGDRGTTAFKAPPEIILVEDLPEASDIFRKLAGLRKSFPLASIFVISADRRPEHIVEIMKAGAAEYFATPLDPQTLRGAIEKVREQRGRQESAAAGPCYSFISSKGGLGATVIAVNVATALAEGRGAATALCDMSFQSGDCSVLLDLVPETSIADVCRNFHRLDASFLKGAMIRHATGLNYLAAPVNPDDCEEITAEKIERICALTREAHRCVIIDCPSMSVSESNFQALLASDKVFIVSDLSVPAIRNAARLFQHIRKLGISTQKIEIVVNRYIKETPLSLDSAEKTLGKKIFWLFPNDFENVISSINRGIPLIKLNPRSPLTRNIVEFIQKLQHPAAHLNYRGVRGTFGKAV; from the coding sequence ATGGGACAAAACCTCAACATCGTTTTCGAAATTCACGACCTGAGCCTGGCGAAGGAACTCTCCGAGGATCTCAAGAATCTCACGAGCATCACCCTTACCCACAGGGTCAGCGAGCAGGGCGACCGTGGGACGACCGCCTTCAAGGCGCCTCCCGAGATCATCCTGGTGGAGGATCTGCCCGAAGCAAGCGACATCTTCCGCAAGTTGGCCGGCCTGCGCAAGAGTTTCCCGCTGGCGTCGATCTTCGTCATCTCGGCCGACCGGCGGCCTGAACACATCGTCGAGATCATGAAAGCCGGGGCGGCCGAATACTTCGCCACCCCCCTCGACCCCCAGACCCTGCGCGGAGCTATCGAAAAGGTGCGTGAGCAGCGCGGACGACAGGAATCAGCCGCCGCCGGCCCGTGCTACAGTTTCATCAGCAGCAAGGGGGGGTTGGGCGCCACCGTCATCGCCGTCAACGTGGCGACCGCCCTGGCAGAGGGGCGCGGAGCGGCGACGGCCCTGTGCGACATGAGTTTCCAGTCTGGGGATTGCTCGGTGCTGCTTGACCTCGTTCCCGAAACCTCCATTGCCGACGTCTGCCGCAACTTCCACCGCCTTGACGCCTCTTTTCTCAAGGGGGCGATGATCCGCCACGCGACCGGCTTGAACTACCTGGCAGCTCCGGTTAACCCGGATGACTGCGAGGAAATCACCGCAGAGAAAATCGAGCGAATCTGCGCCCTGACTCGGGAAGCCCACCGCTGCGTAATCATCGACTGCCCGTCCATGTCGGTCAGCGAAAGCAACTTCCAGGCTTTGCTGGCTTCGGACAAGGTCTTCATCGTCAGCGACCTGTCGGTGCCGGCGATCCGCAACGCCGCCCGGCTCTTTCAGCACATTCGCAAACTCGGCATTTCTACCCAGAAAATCGAAATCGTCGTCAATCGCTACATCAAGGAAACTCCCCTGTCTCTCGATTCAGCGGAAAAGACCCTCGGCAAGAAGATCTTCTGGCTCTTTCCCAACGACTTCGAGAACGTCATCTCGTCGATCAACCGGGGCATCCCCCTGATCAAGCTCAACCCCAGGAGTCCGCTCACCCGCAACATTGTCGAATTCATCCAGAAACTCCAGCATCCAGCCGCCCATCTGAACTACCGGGGTGTGCGGGGGACCTTCGGCAAAGCCGTCTAG